The nucleotide sequence GTTgatctctctgtttttttttgttggttaaatAGAGGGAAAATATGTTGATCTCTTACGTTTTAATAAAATGACAGAATTGTGCAAGTTTCGTCACGAGTGAAAAGGGTCTAGGGAGTAGAAAGAATCTGATGATTGTCATTTGTCACAGGAACAGTGAATGTTGTGATTGATAAATGTTGGCTCACCTCTGATGCTTTTGAATTTAGTGCGAAAGCATCAGAGGCGACTTTTTTATTGCCAAGTAAAACATGGTTACCAAATGCCAGTAGTTATGCAGTAGGTTTTTTCATTCAGAAATATTTCTCAGACACAATCCGACATCAAAACGTGTGTATATacattttctgatttttatattatctttctTCTCTCCTTGCTTCTAACACCACACATGAGTATTTTATACGGTGTATCCAACTTTTATGTGTCTAAATACACACCTAATTGGGAAACTAGAGTGCATACCAACTGGAGTAGATCTGGACTCTCTTTTGTATGGGTGGAAAGGGGAATAAGTGTTTGTTTACTTGGAAAGGAAACATGCCAATTTATCGCATGATTTGTGCATTTGAACCAtcaatttatttgaataattatcTTAGCAACACACTTTTTAATATGTATTGATATCACTTCTCTTTTCTTGAACGATATTTCTACTTAACACGGGGTCTATATCTTGTAGTTAACACCAGCGTGGTTACAATGTTTGTGTAGAGTCAACGAACTATTACAGTTTCCAATTAGGTAGAACAATTTATGCTACCGTTCTTTAAGTTTGAATTATTCAACAATATAAACTATAACGACATTTGCCCATTGTGACTCAAACAAACGTAATGTGATATAAATCATGATAATGGACATGCAAATGAATTAGTTGGTAGGATGATTCTGCAGTCTTAAccaaagagttgtgttatttgaacattaaaATACAAACACAGTGATACCATATATGCTTATCTTTATCTTACTTTTTACTATTTTCTAAGATTTacacacattttaaaaatacacataaaaatcaaagaatgTTGTTCTACttgacatcaaaattttgaagtcacaatatcaaaatataatcaGTTACAAATAAAAGGGTTTTCTATCTGGTCAATTATACTCTGCAAACCAGATCTGTAATCAGGGTAAAGTAGTTGCACCCCAAGTTCCTTCTTCATCAAGGCATTTGACACTCTCTTCTCACcccttttatttcttgtttttacAATTGACCAGTCTTTCTGCTCCAGATGTTGCAAGTTCAAGTCTGGCCACTTTTTCTCCACCAATTTCCTTGCATATTCAAATACTTCTTCCCTTGGAGCTGAATCATCATCGACAATATTGTAAACTACCCTGAAAATCATGTTCAAGATTGCAATCAGCAACTAAAGTCATTTGTGATTTGTccacttttttgtttattaGAACTCTGATAGTAAGCAATTCATATTAAACAAATGATGGAGATGAAGGTAGGAAATATTAGAGTCTGTTCTGTATGTGAAAAcattttatgttttcatttgtttttcacTATGTTATCTGTTTTCAAATTTCACAGAAGGAAACAAAAAGTCGTTTCATGAATCATTATcatgttcaaacttcaaacaatacaataattttataattaaatttaaaaagtaaaagtaGAAAATACAGtgtcattttatcaaaacaaaaatgccTTTATTAGCAGTAGCACACCACCCATTCCTGTCGATATAAATTCTGAAATGGTGATGATACCAGCTATTACAGTCTGTGTGTTCGTGATGAAGGAATTCTGCTGAATCTACAATTTAAGATCTGAATTTGTTGATAGCCTTGTCAGTTCAGCCTCTTTCACGTGTATCTACAATTGTTGTTGctctgtttggcaaaatatccAACATATAGCAAACCTTTCATCTGTTTTATATTgtacactttttaaatttttagttacaaaaaaaagaattttcaatAGGGTAAAGTTTAAATGAAGTTCCTTAACTACTGTTGGTACTGTGCAAAAAAGAcagttattttcataaatacaCTTGAAGGCACCTGTTGATTTAGTTTTTGACAGTTATATTTGCATTTAGTACAGAACTGCGTCTAAGTTTTATCCTTTCCAATACGCATGGTGAAGGCATTGAAAGATCTAGGTAACTTCAGCCATGCAGACAGTTCATTGTAACAGTAATAGACCTTCTAGTTTCAACTACTTCAGACTCAACCTACCTGTTTGCTTTACTGTCGGAAACTTTTTTCTAGCTTTGTTCAGAAAATTGTGACATATATGTTAATATATTCAAAAAGGAGGATTTAAGACAGGAAAAGGCGGGTGGACCTAAGGGTAAGTGGGCCAAGCCAATTATCTGGGCATTATTAGTATTAGTTGAGAGCTGGCCATGTAATAAGCTATTAATAGTTAGTTAGATTGTTATAAATAGAGAGGAAAGGAAGGTTGAGAAGGGGACAGTTAGTTGGTTGGTTATTAATTGTGGGAGGAAGAAGGTGCGTCAATAGTAGCCATAAGTGCCTGACAGATAAAAGTAAAACTAAAAGTAAAACTCTTCTTATAATGGAAATTCACCTGGAGGAAGAAGGTGCGTCAATAGTAGCCATAAGTGCCTGACAGATATCATCGACATGAACTCTGGACGTATATTTTCGGTGTTTTCTCCTCTTCTGACCTTCTGACAAGGGCTTCTGCTTGATTATTGTATCGACGGCGCTAAAACAAAAGAACTGTTTATGCTAGATGaatataaaatactaaaaatgaCAGGTAAATGACAGAGAGACGAACCATGTAACCATAACCACAATGTTATAATTTAAATCCCTGATAATAGCTACTGTCTCATATCATATGCTATTTCACTTATTAGAATGACATATCCTTGGAATGACAAGCTTGAATTCATAATATACAAACATGACTTGGATGAtaagttaaaacaaaaaagctAAGTACCTTCTACCAGGGCCATAGATACCTCCCAATCGAAATAGTAGTGGTGAGAGCCCGATATGGTGAGCCAAATTTGACCAGCCTAGTTCAGAATTTAACCTTAATTTAGCTGACTCATTTTCTGGATTTGTAGGATAACTGCCACATAACGAACATACACAATAAGAGCCAATAACGGAGTAGTTTCAGAACTTTTGGAAGaaaacaattgttttatttCGTTACACTATCTTACTCCTCATCTACCAATTCACCATCACAATCTCCATACACACCTGCAAGCAAGACAGAAAATGTCTTAATTTGTGAACATTTTTCCATATCTAAGCAGGCAAGCAGCAGCAGCACATGACTTGTAGTTGTGCAGACCTGATTCTTGAAACTCTAAAGCATACCATCTATCAAATCCTATCTCAGTATATTTATCTATATGCAAAATATGCTAGCTTTTTTATCTTTACAGTATgtctgtttttaatttttatcattaacacaaaatctttcttgatagcTATAAAAGTAATCTAACAAACCTTAAGCCAATCCAGGGAATTTAATAACTCAATGGTCAAACTGTTGTTTGTTTTTGGAACAAATAATTAAGCTTATGACTGATGTTGACGGATTAAGTTTATTTACCCCTAGAAACACAGTTTGGAGATAATTAACATAACTCTACTTTTGGAAAAGTTACTTGGTGCTGTATTATTTACGCAGTTTGAATCCATGAGAATCCAAATAAAAAAGGCCATAAAGCAGGATTAAACAGTTGAGGAAACCGTAAGTTTCTTGTGTGAGCAACTAACAGAAAAAATGTACATCACAATGTGTGGTTCCTCATCACTTTATCACAAAACTTTTAAGTAACTCCTTCTGACTTAAGGACGTAGCTTATAATGTCTGACTTTAGAATTGTTACGAGAGTGTAGAATTTTCAACCATCTACCAGCAGCAAGaatcattttatgaaaaacacacaaataaaaaaaaggtgtcTTCCAACTATCAAAGTTTACTTGCTTTGATCAGCTAGAGTATTGTATCAAAATTTACGCAATAATTCACTTTTTGGAAGGAGAATAACAAGGTGAAAGCACAAAACAGCCCGTTATTCCATTCATGTCCATGAACAAAAACAGTGACATTAAACTCATCACTGATTTTATGGAAGACTTACTGGTTGAAGACAAGTAACTGAGCCACTTAAGATCCCCATTGACTAAAGAGCTTCTTATAAGTTCTTCATGCTGAAGCATCTACGCATCATTCAAATACGTAAGTAAAAAGGGAAAGTTGAAAGAAATTATCCaagaatacaaaatatattcagCAATGGTAACACATAAGAGTTGTTCTAATAAGATCATACCGGGTCACCAATGCCCACAACAGGGGGGACCGAAACAAGAAAGTGAGTATAATTTCTCAGTTGTTGTAGGATACTCGGACTGCAAAATAATTGTCTGTTTTATGGCTAATCAAGgagaaaaaaagataatgaaaaacaacaaaagcatATTAGAATGGTGTTTACCAAAATTACAACTTATTATGGTTATATTTGTATGCATTCCTTTGAAtatcataaaattacaatttattaTGAGTCAAATTAGGCCTTATCTTTAATCTTTGTGGAACTTGGTTTTTCCAATAATG is from Medicago truncatula cultivar Jemalong A17 chromosome 1, MtrunA17r5.0-ANR, whole genome shotgun sequence and encodes:
- the LOC11419218 gene encoding protein YeeZ isoform X5 — its product is MEIGSPICLRHGHRHVHRNVRISLSTTTPTLLSTKSENSMFILGLGFVGQTLARKLQNQRWTVSGTCTTHVKKKKLEDMGFHVHLFDANHPEQLFCSPSILQQLRNYTHFLVSVPPVVGIGDPMLQHEELIRSSLVNGDLKWLSYLSSTSVYGDCDGELVDEDYPTNPENESAKLRLNSELGWSNLAHHIGLSPLLFRLGGIYGPGRSAVDTIIKQKPLSEGQKRRKHRKYTSRVHVDDICQALMATIDAPSSSR
- the LOC11419218 gene encoding protein YeeZ isoform X1, producing the protein MEIGSPICLRHGHRHVHRNVRISLSTTTPTLLSTKSENSMFILGLGFVGQTLARKLQNQRWTVSGTCTTHVKKKKLEDMGFHVHLFDANHPEQLFCSPSILQQLRNYTHFLVSVPPVVGIGDPMLQHEELIRSSLVNGDLKWLSYLSSTSVYGDCDGELVDEDYPTNPENESAKLRLNSELGWSNLAHHIGLSPLLFRLGGIYGPGRSAVDTIIKQKPLSEGQKRRKHRKYTSRVHVDDICQALMATIDAPSSSRVVYNIVDDDSAPREEVFEYARKLVEKKWPDLNLQHLEQKDWSIVKTRNKRGEKRVSNALMKKELGVQLLYPDYRSGLQSIIDQIENPFICN
- the LOC11419218 gene encoding protein YeeZ isoform X2 yields the protein MEIGSPICLRHGHRHVHRNVRISLSTTTPTLLSTKSENSMFILGLGFVGQTLARKLQNQRWTVSGTCTTHVKKKKLEDMGFHVHLFDANHPEQLFCSPSILQQLRNYTHFLVSVPPVVGIGDPHEELIRSSLVNGDLKWLSYLSSTSVYGDCDGELVDEDYPTNPENESAKLRLNSELGWSNLAHHIGLSPLLFRLGGIYGPGRSAVDTIIKQKPLSEGQKRRKHRKYTSRVHVDDICQALMATIDAPSSSRVVYNIVDDDSAPREEVFEYARKLVEKKWPDLNLQHLEQKDWSIVKTRNKRGEKRVSNALMKKELGVQLLYPDYRSGLQSIIDQIENPFICN
- the LOC11419218 gene encoding protein YeeZ isoform X3, with protein sequence MEIGSPICLRHGHRHVHRNVRISLSTTTPTLLSTKSENSMFILGLGFVGQTLARKLQNQRWTVSGTCTTHVKKKKLEDMGFHVHLFDANHPDPSILQQLRNYTHFLVSVPPVVGIGDPMLQHEELIRSSLVNGDLKWLSYLSSTSVYGDCDGELVDEDYPTNPENESAKLRLNSELGWSNLAHHIGLSPLLFRLGGIYGPGRSAVDTIIKQKPLSEGQKRRKHRKYTSRVHVDDICQALMATIDAPSSSRVVYNIVDDDSAPREEVFEYARKLVEKKWPDLNLQHLEQKDWSIVKTRNKRGEKRVSNALMKKELGVQLLYPDYRSGLQSIIDQIENPFICN
- the LOC11419218 gene encoding protein YeeZ isoform X4, whose amino-acid sequence is MEIGSPICLRHGHRHVHRNVRISLSTTTPTLLSTKSENSMFILGLGFVGQTLARKLQNQRWTVSGTCTTHVKKKKLEDMGFHVHLFDANHPDPSILQQLRNYTHFLVSVPPVVGIGDPHEELIRSSLVNGDLKWLSYLSSTSVYGDCDGELVDEDYPTNPENESAKLRLNSELGWSNLAHHIGLSPLLFRLGGIYGPGRSAVDTIIKQKPLSEGQKRRKHRKYTSRVHVDDICQALMATIDAPSSSRVVYNIVDDDSAPREEVFEYARKLVEKKWPDLNLQHLEQKDWSIVKTRNKRGEKRVSNALMKKELGVQLLYPDYRSGLQSIIDQIENPFICN